The Phycisphaerae bacterium genome has a window encoding:
- a CDS encoding TIGR03960 family B12-binding radical SAM protein has product MKNKKITILTDLVEQQLLPFVRMPSRYIGGEVNQIKKDLDKCDLKIALCFPDVYEIGMSHTGMAIVYEVLNRLPNVAAERVFLPWLDAQEVMKQKNIPLYSLESKAAVKDFDVLGFSLTNELCYTNVLNALDLAGIPFRSKDRDEAYPLILGGAGMANCCEPIADFFDMFLLGQAEEAVAELAKFLIENKNTARKAVLAKAAEKFPFIYVPSLYNEKSSRISDAVVDDLNTSIVPEKPIVPFTQAIHERISIEVMRGCPGRCNFCQASFCRRPMRFRSPQRIFEIAKKAYEATAFDTISLLSLSTADYPYLEETVAMLNEYFEPRKVGISLPSLRVDVQLKLLPKLASSVRKSGLTIAVEASSERLRKIVNKPITNENLFAAVEEAYKQGFESVKLYFMVGLPGETEEDIKGIVKLSLELAVLRKKVCNRVANINAAISWFVPKTHTPFGWQGQQNEEYFRKAKDIIFEEKRKLGARFLNFKFHNIQRSLLESAIGRGDRKLADVIEFVYKSGAKFDLWDECFNFYLWQTAFEKFGLDLNKLAARKFETDKILPWEHLGGPDKEYLLKYLQD; this is encoded by the coding sequence ATGAAAAACAAAAAAATTACTATTTTGACTGATTTAGTAGAGCAGCAGCTCCTGCCGTTTGTCAGAATGCCTTCGCGCTATATTGGCGGCGAAGTCAACCAGATAAAGAAAGACCTCGACAAATGCGATTTGAAAATCGCACTGTGTTTTCCCGATGTTTATGAAATCGGGATGAGCCATACGGGTATGGCGATTGTCTATGAAGTTCTGAACCGATTGCCGAACGTCGCCGCCGAGCGGGTTTTTCTGCCCTGGCTCGATGCGCAGGAGGTAATGAAACAAAAAAATATTCCGCTCTACAGTCTCGAATCAAAAGCAGCGGTTAAGGATTTCGATGTTCTGGGGTTCAGCCTGACCAATGAACTATGTTATACGAATGTCTTAAATGCTCTCGACCTTGCCGGGATTCCATTCAGAAGCAAAGACAGGGATGAAGCATATCCGTTAATATTGGGCGGGGCTGGAATGGCAAACTGCTGCGAACCGATTGCGGACTTTTTCGATATGTTCCTGCTCGGTCAGGCCGAGGAGGCTGTCGCTGAGCTTGCAAAATTTCTGATTGAAAACAAAAACACGGCAAGGAAAGCTGTTTTAGCGAAAGCCGCTGAAAAATTTCCATTTATTTATGTGCCGTCGCTTTATAACGAAAAGTCTTCACGGATTTCCGACGCTGTTGTTGACGACCTTAATACTTCCATTGTGCCTGAAAAGCCGATTGTGCCTTTTACGCAGGCGATTCACGAGCGGATAAGTATCGAGGTTATGCGGGGCTGTCCCGGCAGATGTAATTTCTGCCAGGCAAGTTTCTGCCGCAGACCCATGCGGTTTCGCAGTCCGCAGAGAATTTTTGAAATCGCAAAAAAAGCTTACGAAGCGACCGCCTTCGATACAATCAGCCTTTTAAGTCTTTCGACCGCGGATTATCCTTATCTCGAAGAGACAGTTGCGATGCTCAACGAATATTTTGAACCGCGCAAGGTTGGAATTTCTCTGCCGAGCCTTCGTGTCGATGTGCAGCTCAAACTTTTGCCGAAACTCGCATCGTCGGTTCGCAAAAGCGGCCTGACAATCGCTGTTGAAGCCTCAAGTGAGAGACTTCGTAAAATCGTCAATAAACCTATAACGAATGAAAATCTTTTTGCCGCCGTCGAAGAAGCGTATAAGCAGGGCTTCGAAAGTGTAAAACTTTATTTTATGGTTGGCCTGCCCGGCGAGACAGAGGAGGACATAAAAGGTATTGTAAAACTTTCCCTCGAGCTTGCGGTATTGCGAAAAAAGGTTTGCAACAGGGTGGCCAATATAAACGCCGCGATAAGCTGGTTTGTGCCCAAGACCCATACGCCTTTTGGCTGGCAGGGGCAGCAAAACGAGGAATATTTCAGGAAGGCAAAGGATATAATTTTCGAGGAGAAACGAAAACTCGGCGCAAGATTTTTAAATTTCAAATTCCATAATATCCAGAGAAGTCTTTTGGAATCAGCCATCGGCAGGGGCGACAGGAAACTGGCTGATGTGATTGAATTTGTTTATAAGAGCGGTGCAAAATTCGATTTGTGGGACGAATGTTTCAATTTTTATTTGTGGCAAACGGCTTTTGAAAAATTCGGACTCGATTTGAACAAGCTTGCGGCCAGAAAATTTGAGACTGATAAAATTCTGCCGTGGGAGCATCTCGGCGGCCCGGATAAAGAGTATCTGCTGAAATATTTGCAGGATTAG
- a CDS encoding SoxR reducing system RseC family protein — MDQQQCQNCGQRQSCEKVYEQLGRSKGPKVLLKVIQAFLLPLILFIFSLAAAERLLTEKLKSEAGKNLTAFAAAVLVVFLYLAILKIWRRKN; from the coding sequence ATGGACCAGCAGCAATGTCAGAACTGCGGCCAGCGGCAAAGCTGTGAAAAAGTTTATGAGCAGCTTGGTCGGTCAAAGGGGCCGAAAGTTCTGTTAAAAGTAATACAGGCATTTCTTTTGCCGCTGATTCTTTTTATTTTTTCTCTTGCCGCGGCTGAAAGACTTTTAACTGAAAAACTGAAAAGCGAGGCGGGAAAAAATCTTACTGCTTTCGCAGCGGCTGTACTGGTTGTGTTTTTATATCTTGCGATTCTGAAAATTTGGAGACGAAAAAATTAA
- the nth gene encoding endonuclease III, producing MAKQKIDKQKATERIKAIWPILKKTYPQAKCALEHNNPLELLIATILSAQCTDVRVNIVTKTLFKKYKTVKDWADAPIEQIEQDIKSTGFYRNKAFNIKNACQKIINDYSGKVPDTMDELLKLNGVGRKTANVVLGNAFDIQGIVCDTHVIRLSGRLALSANSDPVKLEFDLMEIVPKKNWTLFSHLIVFHGRNICQARKPKCDICPIAKHCPAADNPELW from the coding sequence ATGGCTAAACAAAAAATAGACAAACAAAAAGCGACTGAACGAATAAAAGCGATTTGGCCGATACTAAAAAAAACATATCCGCAGGCCAAATGCGCACTGGAGCATAACAATCCTCTCGAGCTTCTTATCGCGACGATTCTCTCGGCACAATGTACCGATGTAAGGGTAAATATCGTTACAAAAACTCTTTTCAAAAAATACAAAACTGTAAAAGACTGGGCCGATGCGCCGATTGAACAAATCGAGCAGGATATAAAAAGCACGGGCTTTTATCGAAACAAAGCTTTTAATATAAAAAACGCCTGCCAAAAAATAATTAACGATTACAGCGGTAAAGTTCCTGATACAATGGACGAGCTGCTGAAGCTCAACGGCGTCGGCAGAAAAACCGCCAACGTTGTTCTCGGCAATGCATTCGACATACAGGGTATCGTATGCGATACGCACGTAATCAGGTTGAGCGGAAGGCTTGCGCTTTCGGCAAACAGCGATCCTGTGAAGCTCGAATTCGACCTGATGGAAATTGTGCCGAAGAAAAACTGGACGCTTTTCAGTCATTTGATTGTTTTTCACGGCAGAAATATATGCCAGGCACGAAAACCGAAATGCGATATCTGCCCGATTGCAAAACACTGCCCGGCAGCGGATAATCCGGAACTCTGGTAA
- a CDS encoding TIGR00730 family Rossman fold protein, which produces MSEKIARFGVATEETWRVFRIMAEFVEGFEELATIGPAVSFFGSARTKPDDKYYRLAEETAAILAGAGYAIITGGGGGIMEAANKGAAQVGGKSVGLNIELSHEQMPNEHQNMSLHFRYFFCRKVMFLKYANGFIVFPGGFGTMDEFTEALVLIQTFKQAYFPVILMGSEYWSGLVDWMKKEMLGKHNYIEPQDMDVFSVCDDPEMAAKAIIDFQKSGKKGGLQEPSGLKKFQKPCQK; this is translated from the coding sequence ATGAGCGAAAAAATTGCGAGATTTGGCGTAGCGACCGAAGAAACCTGGCGGGTATTCAGAATAATGGCTGAGTTCGTCGAAGGATTCGAAGAGCTTGCGACAATCGGGCCCGCTGTTTCGTTTTTCGGCTCGGCAAGGACAAAGCCGGACGATAAATATTACAGGCTCGCGGAAGAAACGGCGGCGATTCTGGCCGGGGCAGGCTATGCGATTATCACCGGCGGAGGCGGCGGAATAATGGAAGCCGCAAACAAAGGCGCCGCTCAGGTCGGCGGAAAAAGCGTCGGCCTGAATATAGAGCTGTCGCATGAACAGATGCCGAACGAACATCAGAATATGTCGCTGCATTTCAGGTATTTCTTCTGCAGAAAAGTAATGTTCCTGAAATACGCCAACGGTTTCATTGTTTTTCCAGGCGGGTTCGGCACAATGGATGAATTCACCGAAGCCCTTGTACTGATACAAACATTCAAACAGGCGTATTTCCCTGTGATTCTTATGGGCAGTGAATACTGGTCGGGGCTGGTAGACTGGATGAAAAAAGAAATGCTCGGCAAACATAATTATATCGAACCGCAGGATATGGATGTCTTTTCCGTTTGCGATGACCCTGAAATGGCCGCCAAAGCGATTATAGATTTCCAGAAATCCGGCAAGAAAGGCGGGCTGCAGGAACCGAGCGGCCTGAAAAAATTCCAGAAACCCTGTCAAAAATAA
- a CDS encoding sigma-54 dependent transcriptional regulator: MTTSRSQLVRSEFVIGTSPAFNSILETINTVASRQCSMIISGETGAGKEMVARRIHTCSDRADKIFVPVDCTTLTGQLFESQLFGHVRGAFTGAISDTVGFFRAADKGTIFLDEISEIPLDLQAKLLRVLQESMVVPVGSVKSYPIDVRVICATNRNLKQQVDDGKFRADLYYRLNVVTVNVPPLRERPEDVLCLAEYFLARQAELYSEPYKVLSDEIKKLLVNYHWPGNVRELANVMERAYVLTETEQITPASLPTDILIATPTRDGKVRLPTLDEAQRKVIIQALNAVSGRKMAAAKILGLERRKLNRLMQRYNISQPQAE; the protein is encoded by the coding sequence ATGACCACATCCAGGTCTCAGCTTGTGCGCAGCGAGTTCGTCATCGGCACATCGCCGGCATTCAACTCTATTCTCGAAACAATCAATACTGTTGCTTCAAGACAGTGCTCCATGATAATCAGCGGCGAGACCGGCGCAGGCAAGGAGATGGTTGCCCGCCGAATACATACCTGCAGCGACAGGGCGGATAAAATATTCGTGCCGGTTGACTGCACAACATTAACTGGACAATTATTCGAAAGCCAGTTATTCGGCCACGTCAGGGGAGCGTTTACCGGCGCCATAAGTGATACGGTAGGTTTTTTCAGGGCGGCCGATAAGGGAACAATATTCCTCGACGAAATCAGCGAAATCCCTCTCGACCTCCAGGCGAAACTTTTGCGCGTTCTTCAGGAATCGATGGTTGTACCGGTCGGCTCGGTGAAATCATATCCGATAGATGTCCGGGTTATCTGCGCGACGAACCGGAACCTGAAACAACAGGTCGATGACGGAAAGTTCCGCGCGGATTTGTACTACCGGCTTAATGTCGTAACTGTTAATGTGCCACCGCTTAGAGAAAGGCCGGAAGATGTTCTTTGTCTCGCTGAATATTTTCTCGCCCGGCAGGCGGAGTTGTACAGCGAACCTTACAAGGTTCTAAGCGATGAGATTAAAAAACTGCTTGTCAATTATCACTGGCCGGGCAATGTGCGCGAGCTTGCCAATGTAATGGAAAGAGCGTATGTTTTAACTGAGACTGAACAGATTACGCCTGCATCGCTTCCTACTGATATTCTCATAGCGACCCCCACGCGGGATGGCAAAGTTCGTCTGCCGACACTCGATGAGGCTCAGCGGAAAGTTATTATCCAGGCTCTTAATGCTGTAAGCGGCAGGAAAATGGCGGCGGCAAAAATCCTCGGCCTCGAAAGACGAAAACTTAACCGCCTGATGCAAAGATATAATATTTCGCAGCCGCAGGCGGAATAA
- the rsxC gene encoding electron transport complex subunit RsxC — MNTPGKLTFKGGVHPPDYKDLSSQCAIEAVSVPKQLAVMLTQNIGAICKPVVNKKDHVTAGQVIGSNDAFVSAPIHSPVNGTVKDIALQSHPVLGRAEAILIESDDTNQQKWPRADQFNVTFDPAHFLPEHIFDSVRKAGIVGMGGAGFPTSVKIKANPQSPINTIIINGCECEPFITCDYRIMLEWTIQILTGVSLISRALNCGNVYIGIEDNKPDAIAVFEKAIHTMPCASGIKIVAVKTKYPQGGEKQLIKSITNKDVPAGGIPPMIGVLVTNVATAAAIAEAVVFDGPLTHRPVTVSGSGIKTPGNFYAPVGMAAGELIELAGGLTDDAEKIILGGPMMGFAVADLSIPITKTCGAITVLAAKDIVKRKETPCIRCGRCIEVCPMNLTPTTIAHAVKHNLLDTAQQYYMSACVECGCCSYICPADIELSGFIKTGKILVARQKKLMPK; from the coding sequence ATTAATACGCCCGGCAAATTAACCTTCAAAGGCGGAGTACATCCGCCCGACTATAAGGACTTAAGTTCGCAATGCGCTATCGAAGCGGTTTCTGTGCCGAAGCAGCTTGCAGTAATGCTTACCCAGAATATCGGCGCGATATGCAAACCTGTTGTAAACAAGAAAGACCATGTTACGGCAGGCCAGGTAATCGGCAGTAACGATGCGTTCGTATCCGCGCCGATTCATTCGCCGGTAAACGGAACTGTTAAGGATATCGCGCTTCAGTCTCATCCGGTACTTGGCAGAGCCGAAGCGATTCTTATAGAATCCGACGACACTAACCAGCAAAAGTGGCCGCGTGCAGATCAATTCAACGTTACTTTCGACCCTGCCCACTTTTTGCCGGAACATATTTTCGATTCCGTCCGCAAAGCAGGTATCGTGGGAATGGGCGGCGCGGGCTTCCCGACAAGCGTCAAAATAAAAGCCAATCCTCAATCGCCCATAAACACCATAATTATCAACGGCTGCGAGTGCGAGCCTTTTATAACCTGTGATTATCGCATAATGCTCGAATGGACCATTCAGATTTTAACCGGCGTTTCACTCATCAGCCGGGCCCTGAACTGCGGCAATGTTTATATAGGTATTGAGGATAACAAACCTGACGCGATTGCGGTTTTCGAAAAGGCCATACATACGATGCCATGCGCATCCGGCATAAAAATAGTCGCGGTAAAAACAAAGTATCCGCAGGGCGGCGAAAAACAGCTCATCAAATCGATAACCAATAAAGATGTGCCTGCCGGCGGGATTCCGCCGATGATAGGCGTTCTCGTAACAAACGTTGCCACTGCCGCGGCAATAGCTGAAGCAGTAGTTTTCGACGGTCCGCTTACACATCGGCCGGTTACAGTTTCAGGCAGCGGAATAAAGACTCCGGGCAATTTTTACGCTCCGGTCGGAATGGCCGCAGGCGAACTTATCGAGCTTGCAGGCGGATTGACCGACGACGCGGAGAAAATAATTCTCGGCGGACCGATGATGGGTTTCGCCGTAGCGGATTTATCGATACCCATAACAAAAACCTGCGGCGCGATTACCGTTCTGGCCGCAAAGGATATCGTAAAACGAAAAGAAACACCCTGCATCCGCTGTGGCAGATGTATCGAGGTCTGCCCGATGAACCTGACGCCTACGACTATCGCTCACGCGGTAAAGCACAACCTCCTCGACACGGCGCAGCAGTATTATATGTCAGCCTGTGTTGAGTGTGGCTGCTGCAGTTATATCTGCCCGGCAGACATAGAACTGTCAGGATTCATCAAGACCGGAAAAATCCTTGTCGCAAGACAGAAAAAATTAATGCCGAAATAA
- a CDS encoding cytochrome c biogenesis protein CcdA has translation MSKTYLLLLAVTVMTAISFPAAASDQIKDANFAEVKIGFQHESVAPETNSSIQITFNLAKDWHFYADEKTAPQDMSLKIVARGQGLIFSEPVWPKSHSYFDKFTGKKLEVYSGNFSVFIPFTAEANSANTEVKVVITGLSCSEQLCKPISYELAKKLDISASAGMNAPAFSVPVEPRQSPRKGDCNIGGANHAAATATHIVLPLAILAGLLLNVMPCVWPILPIIVMRLVSGAEKSRAKSIMLGIAFAIGIILFFAVLAVVNIVLKLGFGMVFQWGDQFRNPAFVAAMVLLMVVLALYMFGLFTFGIPASVSGTGKQNGGFAGSVGMGFLAAVLSTPCSFAILTFVLAWAQTQPITFATITILLIGLGMALPYVILTSIPKLLEKIPKPGRWMELFKHATGFILLAIGVKLLEAIPPERIINILYYAVILAVCVWMWGVWVEYNTPRAKKWLIRLAAIALAVISGFIFLAEPKKELINWQNYDEKIISAAQQEQKPILIKFTADWCFSCKILDKTVYSKRDIADLIKQKGVFAIKADTTQFDYPATAALKEIYNEPAVPVTVLLLPGKDTPVKLRGNLIGGKLREYLQTLPDKN, from the coding sequence GTGAGCAAAACGTATTTGTTACTATTGGCAGTTACTGTAATGACTGCGATTTCATTTCCTGCCGCGGCGAGCGACCAAATCAAGGATGCTAACTTCGCCGAGGTAAAAATCGGCTTCCAGCACGAATCCGTCGCCCCCGAGACAAACAGTTCCATCCAGATAACATTCAACCTCGCCAAAGACTGGCATTTTTACGCTGATGAAAAAACCGCACCGCAGGATATGAGCCTGAAGATTGTCGCCAGAGGACAGGGGCTGATTTTCTCCGAACCTGTTTGGCCGAAGAGTCATTCGTACTTCGATAAGTTTACCGGAAAAAAGCTTGAGGTTTACAGCGGAAACTTCAGTGTTTTCATTCCTTTTACCGCGGAGGCAAACAGCGCCAATACCGAAGTTAAGGTCGTTATAACCGGCCTGTCCTGCTCGGAACAGTTATGCAAGCCGATATCCTATGAGCTTGCGAAGAAACTCGATATCTCGGCATCCGCCGGGATGAATGCGCCTGCGTTTTCAGTGCCAGTTGAACCCCGCCAAAGTCCCCGCAAGGGGGATTGTAATATTGGCGGAGCCAACCACGCCGCCGCAACGGCTACGCATATCGTTTTACCGCTTGCGATATTAGCCGGACTATTGCTTAACGTTATGCCGTGCGTCTGGCCGATTCTGCCGATTATCGTGATGCGGCTTGTCAGTGGGGCGGAAAAAAGCAGGGCAAAAAGCATTATGCTGGGCATCGCTTTCGCCATAGGAATAATTCTTTTCTTTGCGGTACTGGCGGTTGTTAATATTGTTCTCAAGCTCGGTTTCGGTATGGTTTTCCAGTGGGGAGACCAGTTCAGAAATCCGGCTTTCGTCGCGGCGATGGTGCTTTTGATGGTCGTGCTGGCGCTGTATATGTTCGGCCTGTTTACATTCGGCATACCCGCATCGGTCAGCGGCACCGGTAAACAAAACGGAGGCTTTGCAGGCTCGGTCGGTATGGGATTTCTGGCGGCGGTTCTCAGCACGCCGTGCAGTTTCGCGATACTGACATTCGTCCTTGCCTGGGCGCAAACTCAGCCGATAACATTCGCCACAATTACAATACTGCTTATCGGCCTCGGTATGGCTCTGCCGTATGTGATATTGACAAGCATCCCGAAATTGCTCGAAAAAATTCCAAAGCCGGGAAGGTGGATGGAACTTTTCAAACACGCCACTGGTTTCATTCTGCTCGCTATCGGCGTAAAGCTGCTCGAAGCGATACCGCCGGAAAGAATTATAAATATCCTCTATTATGCCGTCATACTTGCGGTATGCGTATGGATGTGGGGCGTATGGGTCGAGTATAACACACCCAGGGCAAAAAAATGGCTGATAAGACTGGCCGCAATCGCGCTGGCGGTTATATCCGGTTTTATCTTCCTGGCTGAACCAAAAAAGGAACTTATAAACTGGCAGAATTACGATGAAAAAATTATCTCTGCCGCGCAGCAGGAGCAGAAACCTATACTGATAAAATTTACCGCTGACTGGTGCTTCTCGTGCAAAATTCTCGACAAAACAGTTTATTCGAAACGCGATATCGCTGATTTGATAAAACAAAAAGGCGTGTTCGCAATCAAAGCCGATACGACGCAGTTCGATTATCCCGCGACGGCGGCTCTGAAGGAAATTTATAACGAGCCGGCTGTGCCGGTTACGGTTTTACTGCTGCCCGGAAAAGATACGCCGGTTAAGCTCCGAGGAAATCTGATAGGCGGGAAATTAAGGGAATATCTGCAAACTCTGCCGGATAAAAATTAA
- a CDS encoding FAD:protein FMN transferase, producing the protein MKSQKIKFLTAILAAIFILYLLTTRIQNQRLVSVESPNRIVMNTIANIIAVAPDEKTAQSGIDAAFKEIYRLEKLMNRYDPNSQLSKVNRLAAKEPVKIDKDLFDILQMSVHYSKITDNAFDITVGPMVDLWKKCAEANSMPTDKQLAEVKKRIGCDKLILDVNDFSIRFAAEGISLDLGAIAKGFAADKAVAEMKKHGTLGGLVNLGGQIGCFGITEKNTKWIIGVQNPAKLENNQTAAKLVIPDMAVSTSGNYERFYKIGGRQFSHIFNPATEESVDRLASVTIITANGAQADALSTAVSVLGVQKGLELIEKMDNTEAILIPADNKNTLIKSTGAEKFILK; encoded by the coding sequence ATGAAATCTCAGAAAATTAAATTCCTGACGGCTATACTGGCGGCGATTTTTATTTTGTATCTGCTGACAACCAGAATACAAAATCAAAGGCTCGTTTCGGTCGAAAGCCCCAACAGGATTGTGATGAATACCATCGCGAATATCATCGCGGTCGCGCCAGATGAAAAAACCGCACAATCAGGCATAGATGCCGCTTTTAAAGAGATATATCGCCTTGAAAAACTGATGAACCGTTACGACCCGAATTCGCAGCTTTCAAAAGTCAACCGGCTGGCGGCAAAAGAACCCGTCAAAATCGATAAAGACCTTTTCGATATTCTGCAGATGTCCGTCCATTACAGCAAAATAACCGATAATGCCTTCGATATTACTGTAGGGCCGATGGTGGATTTGTGGAAAAAATGTGCAGAGGCAAACTCGATGCCAACAGATAAACAGCTTGCGGAGGTGAAAAAAAGAATCGGCTGCGACAAATTGATTTTAGATGTCAATGATTTTTCAATCCGTTTTGCAGCAGAAGGTATTAGTCTGGATTTGGGCGCCATCGCCAAAGGATTCGCGGCGGACAAGGCCGTGGCCGAAATGAAAAAACACGGAACGCTCGGCGGATTAGTTAACCTCGGCGGCCAAATTGGATGCTTCGGCATAACAGAAAAAAACACAAAATGGATTATAGGCGTTCAAAACCCCGCAAAGCTCGAAAACAATCAAACTGCTGCAAAACTTGTTATTCCCGATATGGCTGTTTCAACCAGCGGCAACTACGAAAGATTTTATAAAATCGGCGGCCGTCAATTCAGTCACATCTTCAATCCTGCAACGGAAGAAAGTGTCGACCGGCTCGCAAGCGTTACGATTATTACCGCAAATGGCGCACAAGCCGATGCTCTTTCAACCGCGGTAAGCGTACTGGGGGTACAAAAAGGACTTGAGCTTATCGAAAAGATGGATAACACCGAGGCGATACTAATCCCTGCCGATAATAAAAACACACTGATAAAAAGCACCGGCGCGGAAAAATTTATTCTGAAATGA